TAATTTTCAAGCATCCAGGATAATTATAGAAATCCAAACATAGTTTCTCATATTATATAATCCCAAAAAGGAGAATACAATGTAACTATGGCAAATGAAGCTGAAAAAAAATCAAAAACTTCGGAAAACTCTATGAAAATCACTGTAAGCAGGAATGGTCCGTATATCGTGACCGGTAGGGTCCCACTCATTGTCTCGGAGATTCACAGTGATGAGGAAGGTTACTGCATAAACTGGCAGGAAATCAAAAGATACCCCTTGAAGGAAAAGTATGCCCTATGCCGTTGCGGTCATTCCGGGAACAAACCTTTCTGTGATGGGACTCATACGAAGATTCACTTTGACGGAACCGAAAAAGGAGACTATGAATCTTTTAGTGAAGGCGCGATCGTTGTTTCTGGTCCTGTGCTGACTTTAAAAGATAATAAACACCTTTGTGTCCACGCCGAGTTTTGCTTAAGAGCAGGCGGAATATGGAAGCTTATAAAGCGATCCGATTATCCTGAGGCAAGGGATATAGCTATTGAGGAGGCATACAACTGCCCTTCCGGAAGGCTGGTAATCATAGATAGTACTACCGGAGAGAAGATTGAGCCCGAATTTGAAAAGTCTATAGTTGTTGTTGAATATCCATCTCGAAATGAACAGGGACCACTCTGGGTACGAGGTGGAATCCCTGTAGAATCCGCAGATGGTAGAAAGTACGAAATCAGGAACCGTGTAACTCTTTGTAGGTGCGGAAAATCGGAGAACAAGCCTTTCTGTGACGGTAGCCATTTTGAAAGATAAGGATGAAAAAAAGGGACAATGGGAGTGAGTTCAGGCCCTTATCATTAAATTACAGGCTGGAGAGCCAAATGAAAATGTTTTTCAGGGAGAGAACCTCTGAAGTTAGATTTATAGAACTTGTAAAACCTGAATGCAGATCACAAAAAAGGTGTATGAACTCTCTGTTTTTGAAGAGTGCAACTCTTACGATTATCTTGTAACTTGTCCTGATTACATCTTCTGTAAATTCTATACTTGATTTGCTTTCAGATAGATGTCCGAAAGAACGCAGGACTATCTTATTTCTACCTGTTTTTTAGCCAGCTGATGTTATTTACAGCCTTTTTAACAACTTTGTCCTTCTGATCCTCGTCTTCCTCCTCAACATTTATAAAAATGACCAGTGAGTTCTTTGTGGATTTTTCCGTGCCACAGGTTTCAACGGAACCTACATGGATATATAAATCGGGAATTCAGCAAAAATGTGATCTAGTTTCTCATTATCCGAACTTTTGCGGCAAAAAGCAATATAGGAGGAATTCAAGAAAATTCATTAAAATTCACTAATCCCAGAAGAAAGAAGTTAGCGGGGAATAAAATGACCAAGATAACAGACGAATTGGTGATTCGTGGGAATCACATTAAGAACAGAATTGTAATGGCCCCTATGGTCACTTTTTCCTTTCATGGGGATAACGGATCTTATTATGGTAAGCAGCACATTGAGCATTATACGAAGCGTGCGAAAGGTGGTGCTGGTCTTATCATTGTGCAGGCTACCAGCGTTTTTGGGGCTGTGGATTTCACAGGCATGTGGTCAACAGGTGATATTGCAGCTTTAAAGCAAATTGCGAGCAACTGCCATGAATACGGTGCAAAGATAATTATGCAGCTTCATTGCGGCAATATGGATATTAACGAGTTGTCAGCCGAAGAAATTCATTCAATGCAGATGAATATGAAACAGGCAGCCATTCGTGCCTGTGAAATAGGTTTTGACGGCGTTGAATATCACTTCGCTCATGGGTTTACCCTATGCAAGTTTATTGATGCTTCTTATAATCGCCGAACAGACCAGTATGGCGGTGATGCTCTAAACAGAGCAAGAGTTTTAACACAAATTCTACCGGAGATCCGGAACAATACTCATAAAAATTTCATTGTTGGCGTGCGCATGGGTGAGTATCTGCCGGAAAGCAGAGACGGCATTGAAGCAGCCAGAGCCTTTGAAAAAGCCGGTGTTGATTTACTTCACATTTCATTTGGTATGCAGCCCCCGACAAATCCGGTTCCTGAAGGTTTCATATGCAGTCCCATAACCTATAGCGGATGCAAGATCAAAAGAGAAGTAAATATTCCCGTTATTGCAGTCAATGAAATCCGTACGGAAGAACAGGTTCGATTCTTAATTGAAAATGATTATGTAGATTTTGCTGCTATTGGCAGGGGAATGTTAGCTGACCCTGAGTTTGCCAACCATGTGATAAACAGCGAGCCTGTAAACATGTGCTCCGGATGTAAGAGATGTTTCTGGTTTAGTGACCATAATTTATGCCCGGCAGGAATTGACGAATGAATTTATGAATGAGCCTATCCCAAAAGTAATATTATGCTGAAATTATAAATATAGTTATATGTCATTCCATGAAATCGATGACGTTCTATGGGAATCAATAGAGCCTTATCTTCCTCCTCAGAAACCACATACAGGAAGACCACGTGCAAATATGAGGAAGTTAATGAATGGTATTTTGTACGTTGTTATGACAGGTTGTACATGGAAAGATGTTCCTCGCCGCTATGGTTCTAAATCAACCGTTCATAGATTCCACCTCTACCTCTGTGAACATGGAATTTATCAGGAAATCTTTAATGAACTTTTAAACAAAGGTTATGATTTGAAGAAAATAGATCTCTCTCATTGTTTTACTGATACAAAGGATATTCCGACTAAAAAAGGGGGAATATCGGCTACGACGGTCATAAAAAAGTAAAAGGAATAAAATTAAGCGTTTTAGTAGACTTACAGGGTCTACCTCTCTCTATAATTGTTGTTCCCGCAAATGAGAATGATTCAACACTTTATATACCTACACTTAAAAATTTCAAGATAAAAAGACCTGTAGGAAGGCCTGTTAACAGGCCTTCAAAAGTAACAGCTGATGGAATGTATGATACAGCTAAAATTAGAAAATATAACAGAAAAAGAGGAATAAAGTCCAATATACCAGTAAATAAAAGAAATAGGAAGAAAAAGAAGATAGGAAGACCAATAAAGGTAGATCAGAAAGAATACAAAATGAAAAGTATAGTAGAAAGGTTCTTTAGCTGGATAGAGTCATGTAAGAAAGTATTTCCAAGATATGAAATAAAAGAGGAATCATATCTAGGAGTCGTAATGGTAGCAGCAGTAATTAGATTAAATGAAGTTTTGGGATAGGCTCAATACTTAAAGGAGGCTTTACTCTAAGTTTTTTCTTTCAGTAAATCATACCTGCCGACTCGTTAAGAATCCTTTTTCCAATCCTCGGTTTTAACGCACTTTCATTACGAGATCCACTTCTATACCGAACAAGCGAGATCAAAGCGACTTAATAAATTATAAAATCTGTTTTTATAGATTCATCTTTTTTGATATATTTTATAAGTTAGTAAGTAATTAATTTTATATGCGGTCGTAATGAGAATCCAGAGAAGCACGATCCTAGCTCCACATTACGTGGGGTTTTTAATCGGAAACTACATGATTACCAAATACTCCCACTACACATGGATATTTATTGTCTTAACAGCATTATGGGTATTTTTCTTTGAATGGGGACTTAATTATCTAAATAAGAGACATATTTTGAGAATTGAAATTCAAAGAAACACAATAGCACCTCTATACTACATGGCGTTTGTAATTATAAACTTCATTAACCACCACCATGACTCAAGGATATATCTTTTATTAATACCGTCATGGACACTTTTCTTTGCATTAGGACTTGATTACTTAAAGAAGAGATACGATTCCAGGAAATCATATTATTTCTATCTGGCAGTAGCCATTTTGTCAAACGGATTCATCGCTTTTGTTGTGGCCTGGATCATGGATACTATCGCTGCCGGAAAGGAAGGGAAAGAAATTGAAAGGAACTTTCAAGGGGATTAAAAATATGCGAAGTTAAATATTATGTTATGTGAAAAAAACAATTTGGCCCATGACCTTCAGGAGCCTTTCAGGTTCCTTGTAGATATGGCAGTTATCAGCCTGGTTGAAAGTGGAGCTATGGAAACTAAAGATTTCATAAGGACTGAGAATTACAATCTCAGGCTAAAACCTACCGGAGCCAGGAAGATTGTTAATGAATATTTCAATATGCTGAATAAAAAAGTAAGCTACCAGGGAAAAGAAAACACATGGGGTTATGTTATCTTTCTTAAGGTAAGAGAATTAACCCATTACCTCACAAGCAAAAAGGAAAAACTGGATTTTGTCAAGCCTGAATATGAAATTGAGAGAATTGACTCTTATGACATAAGGCAAAAAATCCTGAGCATTTCTTATGTTGACTGGAAGAAATTAGGGTTCTCTAAGGGGACTTTGCATTACATGAAGCAGAATGCCAAGTCAGATAAACCATTTACTCTTAATGCTCACGTTTTGGAAAGGGTAAATAAATGGGAGGCTCTGGTTTCAAGTCAAAAGTAAAAATGTGTATGAATTTACTATAAAAGTAAAAAATGTAAATTTTACAGTAAAAATAGTAAAAATAGCTTAAGGAGAGGCTGTAAAGGTGTTGTAAAATTAATTAGGTTTTTTATCTCTTAGTAAATCTCATTAAGAACCCTAAATTTATACAGTACTAATAAAGAAAAGCGGACAGTTTTCCTGTGGAAACTTAAAAATTTGGAAATTACAAATAAAACCCTGTTTTTCAGTAAATTTGTTCACTCGATTAAAAAAATTACTTTCAGGTAAAAGTAGGTATGCGTTTTTGTGAGGTCATGCTCTAAGAACTATATTGTATAGATTTGATGTCTTTTGAACATTTTTAAGAAATATATAAAATCGTTATCAGTAGAAGGCGTTATCCTGCCTCAATTGTGAGAAGTTAATTTAGATATATGTTTTCTCTTCGATCAGGGTGTACTCTTTTGAATCAAAGTTTCACTTTAAAATTATATAATAGTTGCAAAAAACAAAGAAATTTAAACTGTCTTTCAAATGAA
The genomic region above belongs to Methanosarcina horonobensis HB-1 = JCM 15518 and contains:
- a CDS encoding CRISPR-associated endonuclease Cas1, giving the protein MLCEKNNLAHDLQEPFRFLVDMAVISLVESGAMETKDFIRTENYNLRLKPTGARKIVNEYFNMLNKKVSYQGKENTWGYVIFLKVRELTHYLTSKKEKLDFVKPEYEIERIDSYDIRQKILSISYVDWKKLGFSKGTLHYMKQNAKSDKPFTLNAHVLERVNKWEALVSSQK
- a CDS encoding IS5/IS1182 family transposase; translation: MKLSVLVDLQGLPLSIIVVPANENDSTLYIPTLKNFKIKRPVGRPVNRPSKVTADGMYDTAKIRKYNRKRGIKSNIPVNKRNRKKKKIGRPIKVDQKEYKMKSIVERFFSWIESCKKVFPRYEIKEESYLGVVMVAAVIRLNEVLG
- a CDS encoding threonyl-tRNA synthetase editing domain-containing protein, with translation MPDLYIHVGSVETCGTEKSTKNSLVIFINVEEEDEDQKDKVVKKAVNNISWLKNR
- a CDS encoding NADH:flavin oxidoreductase translates to MTKITDELVIRGNHIKNRIVMAPMVTFSFHGDNGSYYGKQHIEHYTKRAKGGAGLIIVQATSVFGAVDFTGMWSTGDIAALKQIASNCHEYGAKIIMQLHCGNMDINELSAEEIHSMQMNMKQAAIRACEIGFDGVEYHFAHGFTLCKFIDASYNRRTDQYGGDALNRARVLTQILPEIRNNTHKNFIVGVRMGEYLPESRDGIEAARAFEKAGVDLLHISFGMQPPTNPVPEGFICSPITYSGCKIKREVNIPVIAVNEIRTEEQVRFLIENDYVDFAAIGRGMLADPEFANHVINSEPVNMCSGCKRCFWFSDHNLCPAGIDE
- a CDS encoding CDGSH iron-sulfur domain-containing protein, which translates into the protein MANEAEKKSKTSENSMKITVSRNGPYIVTGRVPLIVSEIHSDEEGYCINWQEIKRYPLKEKYALCRCGHSGNKPFCDGTHTKIHFDGTEKGDYESFSEGAIVVSGPVLTLKDNKHLCVHAEFCLRAGGIWKLIKRSDYPEARDIAIEEAYNCPSGRLVIIDSTTGEKIEPEFEKSIVVVEYPSRNEQGPLWVRGGIPVESADGRKYEIRNRVTLCRCGKSENKPFCDGSHFER
- a CDS encoding transposase, with protein sequence MSFHEIDDVLWESIEPYLPPQKPHTGRPRANMRKLMNGILYVVMTGCTWKDVPRRYGSKSTVHRFHLYLCEHGIYQEIFNELLNKGYDLKKIDLSHCFTDTKDIPTKKGGISATTVIKK